A single region of the Nitrospirota bacterium genome encodes:
- a CDS encoding ABC transporter permease codes for MFIYIIKRLFEMIPTLFGITILSFLIIHLAPGKPTDMLTDMNPKITPEARVKLEKYYGLDKPITVQYGMWLKRIVKLDFGESFSTDRRPVMDKIWDTKQPLIERRLFITFMINVISMFIIFLFAIPIGVSSATHQYSLYDKFTTTFVFLGFAIPSFWLALLMMMLFGIQLDWLPISGVKSMDYDSLTLPGKIWDRAQHLILPLFVSSFGGLAGLSRYMRSNMLEVIRQDYITTARAKGLPESKVIYKHAMKNAVLPIITLLGLSVPGLIGGSVIFENIFGIPGMGQMFFMGVMTRDYPLIMGILTIGAFLTLIGNLLADLGYMFADPRIRTR; via the coding sequence ATGTTTATTTATATCATTAAAAGGCTCTTTGAGATGATACCCACCCTCTTCGGGATAACGATCCTCTCGTTCCTCATCATCCACCTTGCACCGGGCAAGCCTACTGATATGCTCACTGATATGAACCCGAAGATAACGCCTGAGGCAAGGGTGAAGCTTGAAAAATATTACGGACTCGACAAGCCGATAACTGTCCAGTACGGGATGTGGCTCAAGAGGATCGTGAAGCTTGATTTCGGCGAATCCTTCTCAACTGACAGAAGGCCTGTGATGGATAAGATATGGGATACGAAACAGCCGCTTATAGAACGGCGGCTCTTTATCACATTCATGATAAATGTGATCTCAATGTTCATCATCTTCCTCTTTGCGATACCCATAGGCGTATCTTCGGCAACGCATCAATACTCGCTCTACGACAAGTTCACGACCACATTTGTCTTTTTAGGTTTTGCCATTCCTTCATTCTGGCTCGCGCTTCTGATGATGATGCTATTCGGCATACAGTTGGACTGGCTTCCGATATCAGGTGTGAAGTCAATGGATTACGATTCTCTTACGCTGCCTGGCAAGATATGGGACAGGGCGCAACATCTCATACTGCCGCTATTTGTCTCTTCGTTCGGCGGACTTGCTGGGCTGTCAAGGTATATGAGAAGCAACATGCTTGAGGTCATTAGGCAGGACTACATCACAACGGCAAGGGCAAAGGGCCTGCCTGAGAGCAAGGTCATATACAAACACGCGATGAAGAACGCAGTGCTTCCGATAATCACACTTCTCGGCCTTTCAGTGCCGGGGCTCATCGGCGGAAGCGTTATCTTTGAGAATATCTTCGGCATCCCGGGGATGGGGCAGATGTTCTTTATGGGTGTAATGACAAGGGATTATCCGCTCATCATGGGCATCCTTACGATAGGCGCGTTCCTGACATTGATAGGAAATCTTCTGGCTGATCTCGGCTATATGTTTGCAGACCCGAGGATAAGGACGAGATAG
- a CDS encoding 1-acyl-sn-glycerol-3-phosphate acyltransferase, with amino-acid sequence MNRILSIIFIIFFFATSVVFFFIALAGWLLTVIFDKRLATLHQFMSFWGVFYIWAIPGFSLSIDGREKARKGATYIIVSNHQSQLDIMAAFGLFIHFKWVSKAEVFRIPFIGWAMSLNRYIKLVRYNRKGMLRMFRDAERTLSNGSSVFLFPEGTRSETGIVGTFKSGAFVLAKKMKLPILPIAINGTGRALPKGSLNFHGRHKITVRVLDEIAYDDFADIAPEEIAAKVRDLIASNVDEHKEHA; translated from the coding sequence ATGAACAGGATACTCTCTATAATATTTATAATATTCTTCTTCGCGACTTCAGTTGTATTTTTCTTTATAGCCCTTGCGGGCTGGCTTCTTACAGTAATATTTGACAAGCGCCTTGCCACCCTGCATCAATTCATGTCCTTCTGGGGGGTATTTTATATCTGGGCGATACCCGGCTTTTCTCTCTCGATAGATGGCAGGGAGAAGGCGAGAAAGGGCGCGACATATATTATCGTATCCAACCATCAGTCGCAGCTTGATATAATGGCGGCATTCGGGCTCTTCATCCACTTTAAATGGGTCTCAAAGGCAGAGGTCTTTCGGATACCTTTCATAGGATGGGCAATGTCGCTGAACCGGTATATCAAGTTGGTGCGCTATAACAGAAAGGGTATGCTCAGGATGTTCAGGGACGCTGAGAGGACGCTTTCAAACGGAAGCTCTGTCTTCCTCTTTCCCGAGGGCACGCGTTCGGAAACCGGCATCGTCGGGACTTTCAAGTCCGGCGCGTTCGTTCTGGCAAAGAAGATGAAGCTGCCGATCCTTCCGATAGCGATAAATGGAACCGGCAGGGCATTGCCAAAGGGAAGCCTGAACTTTCACGGCAGGCATAAGATAACGGTCAGGGTGCTTGATGAGATAGCTTATGATGATTTCGCAGACATCGCGCCTGAAGAAATTGCTGCAAAGGTCAGGGACTTAATAGCCTCGAATGTTGATGAGCATAAAGAGCATGCGTAG
- a CDS encoding peptide-binding protein translates to MSDCILRKKFSLSIFCLVLSLIILSGCKNKTTETESRSPAVSENETYEPAYGDTFVEGSIGEPSILIPMLAGDSASHSVAGMIFNGLVKYDTDLSVIGDLAESWEISPDGLVITFHLRKNVRWTDGVEFTADDVMFGYKTIIDEKTPTPYKEDFLQVKKAEVLDKYIFRATYEKPFAPALTSWGNLIVLPKHLLEGKDITKVDFARNPIGMGQYKFSRWTTGQDVRLTSNEDYFEGRPYINQYIYKIIPDPATMFLELQSQGVDMMGLTPIQYTKQTETALFKKNFQKFRYPVFSYTYMGFNLKFPLFSDVRVRKAIAYAVDKKELVDVVLLGLGKPATGPYVPETWPYNPDAVKYEYNKDKALSLLKEAGWSDSNSDGILDKDGKPFEFTILSNMGNQQRMNAATIIQQKLKKIGIKVEIRAVEWSTFINEFIDKRRFQAVILGWSIGIDPDQYDIWHSSKTGEKEFNFVSYSNPEVDALLEKGRRTFDIEERKKSYFRIQDILADEVPYLFLYVPEATPIVHSRFKGIKPTPIGISYNFNKWFVPQKLQRHSSIQP, encoded by the coding sequence ATGAGTGATTGCATTCTCAGGAAAAAGTTTTCTCTATCCATCTTCTGTCTTGTCTTATCGTTGATCATCCTCTCAGGCTGCAAAAACAAAACTACTGAAACAGAGAGCCGCTCGCCTGCTGTGAGCGAAAACGAGACATACGAACCGGCTTACGGTGATACCTTCGTCGAAGGTTCTATAGGCGAACCGAGCATCCTGATACCGATGTTAGCAGGAGACAGTGCCTCGCACAGCGTCGCAGGCATGATCTTTAACGGGCTTGTCAAATACGACACGGACCTGAGCGTCATAGGCGACCTTGCAGAGTCATGGGAGATATCTCCTGACGGGCTGGTCATAACATTCCATCTCAGAAAAAATGTCAGATGGACAGACGGCGTTGAGTTCACGGCAGATGATGTGATGTTCGGGTACAAGACGATCATAGATGAAAAGACACCGACACCTTACAAAGAGGATTTTCTCCAGGTCAAAAAGGCCGAGGTGCTGGATAAATATATCTTCAGGGCCACATATGAAAAGCCGTTTGCTCCGGCACTCACATCATGGGGAAACCTGATCGTCCTGCCCAAGCACCTTCTTGAGGGCAAGGATATAACAAAGGTTGATTTTGCAAGAAATCCGATAGGCATGGGGCAGTATAAGTTCAGCAGATGGACAACCGGCCAGGATGTGAGGCTGACATCCAACGAGGATTATTTCGAGGGAAGGCCCTATATTAACCAATACATTTACAAGATAATCCCTGACCCGGCCACAATGTTCCTTGAGCTTCAGTCACAGGGCGTGGACATGATGGGGCTCACGCCGATACAGTACACAAAACAGACAGAGACCGCCCTCTTCAAAAAGAACTTTCAGAAGTTCCGCTATCCCGTCTTTTCCTACACCTACATGGGCTTCAATCTGAAGTTCCCCTTGTTCAGCGACGTGCGCGTAAGAAAGGCGATAGCATATGCGGTAGATAAAAAAGAGCTTGTTGATGTGGTGCTGCTCGGACTTGGAAAGCCTGCCACAGGGCCTTATGTGCCTGAGACATGGCCGTACAATCCTGATGCGGTGAAGTATGAATACAATAAAGATAAAGCGTTAAGCCTGTTGAAAGAGGCAGGATGGAGCGATTCCAACAGCGACGGAATACTGGATAAAGACGGGAAGCCTTTTGAATTTACGATACTGAGCAACATGGGCAACCAGCAGAGGATGAATGCCGCTACCATCATTCAGCAGAAGCTCAAAAAGATCGGTATAAAGGTAGAGATAAGGGCTGTTGAGTGGAGCACATTCATTAATGAGTTCATTGACAAGAGGCGCTTTCAGGCGGTCATACTCGGATGGAGCATAGGCATCGACCCTGACCAGTACGACATCTGGCACTCAAGCAAGACAGGCGAGAAAGAGTTTAATTTCGTCTCATACAGCAACCCTGAAGTTGACGCGCTTCTTGAGAAGGGAAGAAGGACATTTGATATAGAGGAGAGGAAGAAATCGTACTTCAGGATACAGGATATACTCGCAGATGAAGTGCCTTATCTGTTTTTGTATGTGCCTGAGGCAACGCCTATCGTGCATTCAAGGTTCAAGGGCATTAAACCTACACCCATCGGCATAAGCTATAACTTCAATAAATGGTTCGTCCCGCAGAAACTCCAGAGGCACAGCAGTATTCAGCCTTGA
- a CDS encoding amidophosphoribosyltransferase produces MPLDKFHDECGVVGIYNHTDAANLTYLGLHALQHRGQEGAGICSSDSRQLYIEKSMGLVADIFSEKRLTRLPGNMAIGHNRYSTAGSSVLKNVQPIMVNFYLGPLAIAHNGNLVNANELKDELEANGAIFQSNSDSEVILHLIANSKAGSYYERVVDALSKLRGAYSILIMSAKELIAVRDPHGFRPLSIGKFDGAHVIASETCAFNLIDAEYVRDVEPGEMIVINDKGMQSFKPLHCPKKSFCIFEFVYFSRPDSYIFGNQNVNRIRKEFGRQLAREHPIDADLVIPVPDSGVPAALGYSEESGIPFDFGLVRNHYVGRTFIEPKGAIRHFGVKLKLNPVRDLLEGKKIVVVDDSIVRGTTSKKIVKMLRERGGAKEVHMRISSPPTIGPCFYGIDTPNRSELIAATHTLKEIEKYITSNSLKYLSIEGLLKVVPMPENYCTACFDNNYPVMTSEEKAEQMALFKGF; encoded by the coding sequence CTGCCTTTGGACAAGTTTCATGACGAATGCGGGGTCGTGGGCATCTATAATCATACCGACGCAGCGAATCTCACCTATCTCGGACTCCACGCGCTCCAGCACAGGGGACAGGAGGGCGCGGGTATCTGCTCTTCAGATTCCAGGCAGCTCTACATTGAAAAATCCATGGGCCTTGTTGCTGATATATTCTCAGAGAAGCGGCTGACGCGGCTGCCCGGAAATATGGCTATAGGCCACAACCGATATTCAACCGCCGGTTCAAGTGTGCTGAAGAACGTCCAGCCGATAATGGTGAACTTCTACCTCGGCCCTCTTGCCATAGCGCATAACGGAAATCTTGTGAACGCCAATGAACTCAAAGATGAGCTTGAGGCGAACGGAGCGATATTCCAGTCAAACTCAGACAGCGAGGTCATACTGCACCTTATCGCAAACTCCAAAGCAGGCTCATACTATGAGCGTGTAGTTGACGCTCTCAGCAAATTGCGCGGAGCATACAGCATCCTGATAATGTCAGCAAAAGAGCTTATCGCTGTAAGAGACCCTCACGGCTTCAGGCCGCTGAGCATCGGCAAATTTGACGGCGCCCATGTCATTGCGTCAGAGACATGCGCCTTTAACCTCATAGATGCTGAGTACGTGCGCGATGTAGAGCCCGGAGAAATGATAGTTATAAATGACAAGGGCATGCAGTCTTTCAAGCCGCTTCACTGCCCCAAGAAATCATTCTGCATCTTTGAATTTGTATATTTCTCAAGGCCTGACAGCTACATCTTCGGAAACCAGAACGTCAACAGGATAAGAAAGGAGTTCGGCCGCCAGCTTGCAAGAGAGCATCCGATTGACGCAGACCTCGTCATACCTGTGCCTGATTCAGGAGTGCCTGCCGCCCTCGGCTATTCGGAAGAGAGCGGCATACCGTTTGACTTCGGACTGGTAAGGAATCATTACGTGGGAAGGACATTCATCGAGCCGAAAGGCGCCATAAGGCATTTCGGGGTGAAGCTGAAGCTGAACCCTGTGAGGGATCTGCTTGAAGGCAAAAAGATAGTGGTGGTTGATGATTCCATAGTCAGGGGAACGACAAGCAAGAAGATCGTCAAGATGCTCAGGGAACGCGGCGGCGCAAAAGAGGTCCATATGAGGATAAGCTCCCCGCCTACGATAGGCCCGTGCTTCTACGGCATTGACACCCCGAACCGGAGCGAGCTTATCGCGGCGACCCACACCCTCAAAGAGATTGAAAAGTATATTACATCGAACAGCCTTAAATATCTGAGCATTGAAGGATTGTTAAAAGTTGTTCCTATGCCTGAAAATTACTGCACCGCATGTTTTGACAATAACTATCCTGTCATGACATCCGAGGAGAAGGCCGAGCAGATGGCGCTCTTCAAGGGCTTTTAA
- the purL gene encoding phosphoribosylformylglycinamidine synthase: MIHLYRTPAFSEAKKNDLLSVVKKRISSDIADIRTEFCFNIDASEPLSAEEMKLLTWLLSETFEPENFSNESFLTLNSHLTKGGHRGVILEVGPRMNFATAWSSNAVSVCHACGLKKIKRIERSRRFEFILGEGTPPCSSPCQGEDGRGLLSSLTTLHSSLFYDRMTECPYPEQLKTFETGIKPEPVFEIPFIEEGKSALEKINRKMGLGLDDWDIDYYYNLFVNDIGRNPTNVECFDLSQSNSEHSRHWFFKGLLKIDGEEIPHTLIELVMRPLKWKPGNSVIAFNDNSSSIKGYEITTITPEKPGSPSRFRKESLNYDIIFTAETHNFPSGIAPFPGAETGTGGRLRDIQGTGRGGLVGAGTAAYCVGNLHIPGYELPWEDKGFTYPKNLASPLDIEIQASNGASDYGNKFGEPLIQGFTRSFGMRLPNGERSEWLKPIMFTAGIGQMSSSHVKKGEPEKSMCVVKIGGPAYRIGIGGGAASSMIQGENAEELDFNAVQRGDAEMEQKMNRVLRACVEMGDRNPIVSIHDQGAGGNCNVVKEIIYPAGAKIDVRKIQVGDETLSVLEIWGAEYQEQNALLLRSSDAGLFDDLCAREKVPYAFIGRITGDGKIVLYDDNDNSTPVNLDLEKVLGHMPQKTFEMKRILSKPQPLKLPEDITVKDALDRVLRLVSVGSKRFLTSKVDRSVTGLIARQQCAGPLQLTVSDVAVISQSHSGITGAALSIGEQPIKGLLNPAAMARMCLGEALTNMAWAKISSIEDIKCSGNWMWAAKLPGEGAKLHDAAVAMSDFMIKLGIAVDGGKDSLSMATMVTDTAGDTETVKSPGTLVISAYATMPDITKVITPDIKRPGESRLLLIDMGYGDNRLGGSSLAHVYGQLGSDAPDVNPVLLRKAFNAVQDFISRGLILSGHDRSDGGLITTLLEMAFSGNCGIEIELGVNENNALKALFSEELGLVFEYLPNDEKMIISLLDNEEIPFSIIGKTTKDKNISIKSAGGYVLNEDMRKLRAIWEETSYQLDRIQTNPLCVDEEKRINFDRSGPDYKLSFTPEETPSRILESEKKYKVAIIREEGSNSDREMTSAFYQAGFEPWDISMTDLLNEKVKLSDFRGIAFVGGFSYADVLDSAKGWAGVIRFNERVWKEFQDFYNRKDTFSLGICNGCQLMALLGWVPWQGIENNIQPRFIHNTSGRFESRFSTVKIIPGNSIMLKGMEGSVLGVWVAHGEGKAYFPDEKMLKKVEDESLAPVRYVDDSNEITAAYPFNPNGSTNGIAGLCSPDGRHLAMMPHPERGFLKWQWPWMPEEWKQKLQASPWLRIFQNAREWCERNS; encoded by the coding sequence TTGATACACCTTTATAGAACCCCTGCCTTTTCCGAGGCCAAGAAAAATGACCTTTTGTCTGTTGTAAAGAAGAGGATATCTTCAGATATCGCGGATATAAGGACAGAGTTCTGCTTCAACATAGACGCATCCGAACCACTCTCTGCTGAAGAGATGAAGCTGCTGACATGGCTGCTTTCTGAGACCTTTGAACCTGAGAATTTCTCAAATGAGAGTTTTCTAACCTTAAATTCCCACCTTACCAAGGGGGGACACAGGGGGGTTATCCTGGAGGTCGGCCCGCGTATGAACTTCGCAACCGCATGGTCGTCAAACGCGGTATCTGTCTGCCACGCGTGCGGGCTGAAGAAGATAAAACGAATTGAACGCTCAAGGAGATTTGAATTTATTTTAGGGGAGGGAACCCCACCTTGCTCCTCCCCTTGCCAAGGGGAGGATGGGAGGGGTTTACTCTCTTCACTCACAACCCTCCACTCTTCATTATTCTACGACAGAATGACCGAGTGCCCTTATCCCGAACAGCTCAAGACATTTGAGACAGGGATCAAACCTGAACCGGTATTTGAGATACCATTCATTGAAGAGGGCAAATCAGCGCTTGAGAAGATCAACCGAAAGATGGGGCTCGGGCTGGATGACTGGGACATTGATTATTATTACAACCTCTTTGTGAATGATATAGGAAGAAACCCGACCAATGTCGAGTGCTTTGACCTGAGCCAGTCCAACAGCGAGCATTCAAGGCACTGGTTCTTTAAAGGGCTGCTGAAGATCGACGGGGAAGAGATACCTCACACGCTCATCGAACTGGTGATGAGGCCGCTGAAGTGGAAACCCGGAAACAGCGTTATCGCATTCAATGACAACTCAAGCTCTATCAAAGGCTATGAGATCACGACGATAACCCCTGAAAAACCGGGGAGTCCCTCACGCTTCAGAAAAGAGAGTCTCAATTACGACATTATCTTTACGGCTGAGACGCATAACTTCCCAAGCGGCATCGCTCCTTTTCCCGGCGCTGAGACAGGCACGGGCGGAAGGCTCAGGGACATACAGGGAACAGGCAGGGGCGGCCTTGTCGGCGCAGGCACAGCGGCGTATTGTGTAGGAAACCTGCATATTCCGGGCTATGAACTGCCTTGGGAAGATAAAGGCTTCACATATCCGAAGAACCTTGCGTCGCCCCTTGATATAGAGATACAGGCGAGCAACGGGGCATCTGATTACGGCAATAAATTCGGCGAGCCTCTTATTCAGGGCTTTACCCGTTCATTCGGCATGAGGCTGCCAAACGGTGAACGTTCAGAGTGGCTGAAGCCGATAATGTTCACAGCAGGCATTGGCCAGATGAGCTCAAGCCATGTTAAAAAGGGCGAGCCTGAAAAGAGCATGTGCGTGGTAAAGATCGGCGGCCCTGCTTATCGCATCGGCATCGGCGGCGGAGCTGCGTCAAGCATGATACAGGGTGAAAACGCTGAAGAGCTTGATTTTAACGCAGTTCAGCGCGGCGATGCAGAGATGGAGCAGAAGATGAACCGTGTCCTGCGCGCATGCGTGGAGATGGGCGACCGAAACCCGATAGTCAGCATTCACGACCAGGGCGCAGGCGGAAACTGCAATGTCGTGAAAGAGATAATCTACCCGGCAGGCGCAAAGATAGATGTGAGAAAGATACAGGTCGGTGACGAGACGCTCTCTGTGCTTGAGATATGGGGCGCGGAGTATCAGGAACAGAACGCCCTGCTTCTGAGGTCTTCGGATGCGGGCCTTTTTGACGATCTCTGCGCACGTGAGAAGGTGCCTTACGCTTTCATCGGCAGGATAACAGGCGACGGTAAGATAGTACTTTATGATGACAATGACAATAGCACCCCTGTAAACCTTGACCTTGAAAAAGTTCTCGGCCATATGCCGCAGAAGACATTTGAGATGAAGCGCATTCTCTCAAAACCACAACCGCTGAAACTTCCTGAAGATATTACAGTCAAAGATGCGCTGGATAGGGTGCTAAGGCTCGTCTCGGTGGGATCAAAAAGATTTCTTACGAGTAAAGTGGACAGGAGCGTTACAGGGCTCATCGCGCGCCAGCAGTGCGCAGGGCCGCTGCAGCTTACAGTATCGGATGTTGCTGTTATCAGCCAGAGCCATAGCGGAATAACAGGCGCTGCTTTATCAATAGGAGAACAGCCAATCAAAGGCCTTCTGAACCCGGCTGCGATGGCGAGGATGTGTTTGGGCGAGGCGCTGACCAATATGGCCTGGGCAAAGATATCATCCATAGAGGATATAAAGTGTTCGGGCAACTGGATGTGGGCGGCAAAGCTTCCCGGTGAAGGCGCAAAACTGCATGATGCAGCAGTTGCGATGAGCGACTTCATGATAAAGCTCGGCATAGCTGTTGACGGCGGCAAAGACAGCCTCTCAATGGCAACTATGGTCACTGATACAGCAGGCGATACAGAGACGGTCAAGTCGCCCGGAACGCTTGTCATCTCAGCATACGCTACTATGCCTGATATAACCAAGGTCATAACACCTGACATCAAGAGGCCCGGTGAAAGCAGGCTGCTCCTCATTGATATGGGATACGGGGACAACAGGCTTGGCGGCAGCTCATTGGCGCATGTCTATGGACAACTTGGCAGCGATGCTCCTGACGTGAATCCTGTTTTGCTGAGAAAGGCATTTAACGCTGTTCAGGATTTCATATCAAGAGGTTTAATCCTTTCCGGCCATGACAGAAGCGACGGCGGCTTGATAACAACACTTCTTGAGATGGCATTCTCCGGCAACTGCGGGATCGAGATAGAGTTAGGAGTTAATGAGAATAATGCGTTGAAGGCCCTCTTCTCAGAAGAACTTGGATTAGTATTTGAGTATCTGCCGAACGATGAGAAAATGATAATATCCCTGCTTGATAATGAAGAGATACCTTTCTCCATTATCGGCAAGACAACTAAAGATAAAAATATTTCCATTAAATCAGCAGGTGGATATGTCCTTAATGAAGACATGAGAAAGTTAAGGGCGATATGGGAAGAGACAAGTTATCAGCTTGACCGTATACAGACAAATCCTCTCTGTGTTGATGAAGAGAAGAGGATAAATTTTGACAGGAGCGGGCCGGATTATAAGCTTTCATTCACACCTGAAGAGACGCCTTCCAGGATTCTGGAGAGTGAGAAGAAATACAAGGTCGCCATCATTCGCGAAGAAGGAAGCAACAGCGACAGGGAGATGACGTCAGCCTTTTATCAGGCTGGTTTTGAACCGTGGGATATTTCAATGACCGACCTTCTGAATGAAAAGGTGAAGCTCTCAGACTTTCGCGGCATCGCATTTGTCGGCGGCTTCAGCTACGCGGATGTGCTTGACTCGGCAAAGGGATGGGCAGGCGTTATCAGGTTCAATGAGCGTGTATGGAAGGAGTTTCAGGATTTTTACAACAGAAAAGATACATTCAGCCTCGGCATATGCAACGGCTGCCAGCTCATGGCGCTTTTAGGCTGGGTGCCCTGGCAGGGGATTGAGAACAATATTCAGCCCAGGTTCATACACAACACTTCAGGCCGTTTTGAGTCGCGCTTCTCTACGGTAAAGATAATTCCCGGCAACTCTATTATGCTTAAGGGAATGGAAGGCTCTGTCCTCGGCGTCTGGGTCGCGCATGGCGAAGGAAAGGCATACTTCCCTGATGAGAAGATGCTTAAAAAGGTCGAAGATGAGAGCCTTGCGCCGGTGCGCTATGTTGATGACTCAAATGAGATAACAGCAGCCTACCCGTTCAACCCGAACGGTTCAACTAACGGCATAGCAGGCCTCTGCTCTCCTGACGGCAGGCACCTCGCAATGATGCCGCACCCTGAAAGGGGATTTCTTAAATGGCAATGGCCGTGGATGCCGGAGGAGTGGAAGCAGAAGCTTCAGGCGTCTCCGTGGCTCAGGATATTCCAGAATGCAAGAGAGTGGTGCGAAAGGAACAGTTAA
- the rnr gene encoding ribonuclease R: MSTKNTKDSESILNYLSKKTSKPLKLKELAKQLGTHKSGVRKLGQTLESLVQSGKVFRTRTGCYGIAEQMNMLTGIFEAHRNGFGFMIPEKSGEKDIFIPPRKTLGAMSGDSVVVRVESSIRREGSVLKILARGQKNIIGRLYLEKTTFYVKPKGRRLPLDVFIAPKDRGKAKDGDLVLVELTSYPTATRPPEGKVLKVLPEVDEPRREIDMIIEERSLPLAFPDNVLREAKGFSEILSPDNRVDCRGLLTVTIDGEDAKDFDDAISIKKIPEGHKLYVHIADVSHYVPWDTDIDLEARERGTSIYFPGNVIPMLPERLSNNLCSLMPKVDRFAFTAEMDIDRNGRLIKRKFYPSIINSNERMTYNSVKKILVDNDPDERKKYGYLLEDFEIMKELYLILKEMRIQRGSLDFDLPEPYILLDIQGTPEDIIRAERNMSHMLIEEFMIAANEAVASYLEGMGVPSLYRIHEEPDTDKLDELMPILRAFGLKIKTKGVKAFRAILEASKGLPEETLLNTLLLRSLKQAKYSKDNVGHFGLASNSYTHFTSPIRRYPDLVVHRVLREIVNKKKLSDKSREFLEKNLAEIALQSSKTERASMEAEREIVSAMKAWFMKDKVGNEYEGMVSNINPKGMAVQLQDYFVTGFIHVSDMGDDYYIFDEAKYRLKGRRSKRTFTLGDKVMVRVEKVDIEERDITLGLVQKTPIRKIG; this comes from the coding sequence ATGAGTACTAAAAATACAAAAGACAGCGAATCGATCCTCAACTACCTCAGCAAGAAGACCTCCAAACCCCTTAAGCTCAAAGAACTGGCAAAGCAGTTAGGGACTCATAAATCAGGCGTACGCAAGCTCGGCCAGACGCTTGAATCCCTTGTTCAGTCAGGCAAGGTATTCAGGACGCGCACAGGATGCTACGGCATAGCCGAACAGATGAACATGCTTACAGGTATCTTTGAGGCTCACAGGAACGGGTTCGGATTTATGATTCCTGAGAAGTCAGGTGAAAAGGATATATTCATACCGCCCAGAAAGACGCTCGGCGCCATGTCAGGCGACAGTGTCGTAGTAAGGGTAGAAAGCTCCATAAGAAGAGAAGGCTCGGTATTAAAGATCCTTGCAAGAGGTCAGAAGAATATCATAGGCAGGCTCTATCTCGAAAAGACCACCTTCTATGTAAAGCCCAAAGGCAGAAGGCTGCCGCTTGATGTATTCATTGCGCCGAAGGACAGGGGCAAGGCTAAAGACGGAGACCTCGTGCTTGTGGAGCTGACCTCATACCCGACAGCCACAAGGCCGCCTGAAGGAAAGGTGCTGAAGGTGCTGCCTGAGGTGGATGAGCCGCGCCGCGAGATAGATATGATAATTGAGGAGCGTTCACTGCCGCTCGCATTTCCTGATAATGTGCTAAGAGAGGCAAAGGGCTTCAGCGAGATATTAAGCCCTGACAACAGGGTAGACTGCAGAGGCCTTCTTACCGTAACGATAGACGGGGAGGACGCAAAGGACTTTGATGACGCGATATCGATAAAGAAGATCCCTGAAGGCCATAAGCTCTATGTGCATATCGCTGACGTCAGCCACTATGTGCCGTGGGATACGGATATCGACCTTGAGGCAAGGGAGAGAGGCACGAGCATCTACTTCCCCGGGAACGTCATACCCATGCTTCCTGAAAGGCTGTCAAATAACCTGTGCAGCCTTATGCCGAAGGTAGACCGTTTCGCTTTCACAGCTGAGATGGATATTGACAGAAACGGCAGGCTGATAAAGAGGAAATTCTATCCAAGCATCATAAACAGCAATGAGAGGATGACCTATAACTCTGTAAAGAAGATCCTTGTGGATAATGACCCGGATGAGAGGAAAAAATACGGTTATCTGCTTGAGGACTTTGAGATAATGAAGGAGCTTTACCTGATACTGAAAGAGATGAGGATACAGCGCGGCAGCCTTGACTTTGACCTGCCTGAGCCGTACATCCTGCTTGATATACAGGGAACGCCTGAGGACATCATCAGGGCGGAACGCAACATGAGCCATATGTTGATAGAAGAGTTTATGATAGCTGCGAACGAGGCTGTGGCATCATATCTTGAGGGGATGGGAGTGCCGTCGCTTTACAGGATACATGAAGAGCCTGACACAGATAAACTCGATGAGCTGATGCCGATACTCAGGGCGTTCGGCCTGAAGATAAAGACAAAAGGGGTCAAGGCATTCCGCGCCATACTTGAAGCGTCAAAAGGGCTGCCCGAGGAGACGCTCCTCAATACGCTCCTGCTCCGCTCTCTGAAACAGGCAAAGTATTCCAAAGATAACGTCGGGCATTTCGGCCTTGCTTCAAATAGCTACACTCACTTCACCTCACCAATAAGGCGCTATCCTGACCTTGTTGTGCACAGGGTACTCAGGGAGATCGTCAACAAGAAGAAGCTCTCAGACAAGAGCAGGGAGTTCCTTGAAAAAAATCTCGCAGAGATCGCGCTCCAATCCTCAAAGACCGAGCGCGCCTCAATGGAAGCGGAGAGGGAGATCGTCAGCGCCATGAAGGCATGGTTCATGAAGGACAAGGTCGGGAACGAGTACGAGGGAATGGTGAGCAATATAAATCCAAAGGGAATGGCAGTCCAGCTTCAGGATTACTTTGTAACCGGTTTCATACATGTCTCGGACATGGGTGATGATTACTACATCTTTGATGAGGCTAAATACAGGCTTAAAGGCAGACGCTCAAAACGAACCTTCACCCTTGGTGACAAGGTCATGGTAAGAGTGGAGAAGGTCGATATCGAAGAGAGAGATATCACATTGGGGCTGGTTCAGAAGACGCCGATTAGGAAAATTGGATAA